A single bacterium DNA region contains:
- a CDS encoding M48 family metallopeptidase — MPRKKASSQRKVLTGLTPSAFQHSADREALRKLDHLPGMQLLLRKVSGSYVEKTLQMLNVSQNIRVSSKQFPQVHNLFREACDVLDIKEMPEIYIATAYIPNAFTFGMEKYSVTLLSGVLDLLTEEELLFVIAHELTHIKCNHMMYKTLLYLLSYVGTELFGLFFKVAAITFFPIEMALRSWERKAEFSCDRGGLLVVQNAEVAKTTMAKLSGFSKSLKTQVNIQEILKQADELKDMDDQLFVRVMKMYHTAFRSHPFPIIRIKELHNWSQSNQYHRILSGEYQNKAV, encoded by the coding sequence ATGCCCAGAAAAAAAGCTTCATCACAAAGAAAAGTACTTACAGGACTTACACCATCAGCCTTTCAGCATAGCGCAGATCGTGAAGCGTTACGAAAACTGGATCACTTGCCGGGAATGCAATTGTTGCTTCGAAAGGTATCCGGAAGTTATGTGGAAAAAACGCTTCAAATGCTCAACGTTTCACAAAACATTCGGGTCAGCTCAAAGCAATTTCCGCAGGTGCACAATCTGTTTCGAGAAGCATGCGACGTTCTCGATATCAAAGAGATGCCGGAGATTTACATCGCCACCGCATACATCCCGAATGCATTTACATTCGGCATGGAAAAGTATTCCGTGACATTGTTGTCGGGTGTTTTAGACCTGCTCACTGAAGAAGAGCTGCTGTTTGTGATTGCGCATGAGCTCACGCACATCAAATGCAATCACATGATGTACAAGACACTGCTGTATCTACTCAGTTATGTCGGCACCGAGCTCTTTGGCCTGTTTTTCAAAGTGGCGGCGATTACTTTCTTTCCCATTGAAATGGCGCTCCGCTCCTGGGAGAGAAAAGCAGAATTCAGCTGTGACCGCGGCGGATTGCTTGTCGTTCAAAATGCGGAAGTCGCCAAAACAACGATGGCGAAGCTCTCCGGGTTTTCCAAGTCTTTGAAGACTCAGGTAAACATTCAGGAAATCCTGAAACAAGCGGATGAGCTGAAGGATATGGATGATCAGCTATTCGTGCGAGTGATGAAGATGTACCATACCGCATTTCGTTCCCATCCGTTTCCGATCATCAGAATCAAAGAGCTTCATAACTGGTCACAATCCAATCAGTATCACCGGATCCTCAGCGGTGAATACCAGAATAAAGCAGTATGA